A genomic segment from Nicotiana tabacum cultivar K326 chromosome 9, ASM71507v2, whole genome shotgun sequence encodes:
- the LOC107819596 gene encoding LOW QUALITY PROTEIN: histone H2B.3 (The sequence of the model RefSeq protein was modified relative to this genomic sequence to represent the inferred CDS: substituted 1 base at 1 genomic stop codon), with protein MAPKAEKKPAEKKPADEKAPAEKKPKAGKKLPAKDGASGVDKKKKKAKKSVETYKIYIFKVLKQVHPDIGISSKAMGIILXFINDIFEKLAQESSRLARYNKKPTITSREIQTAVRLVLPGELAKHAVSEGTKAVTKFTSS; from the coding sequence ATGGCTCCTAAGGCCGAGAAGAAGCCCGCCGAGAAGAAGCCGGCCGACGAGAAAGCTCCGGCGGAGAAGAAGCCAAAGGCCGGGAAGAAGCTTCCGGCGAAGGACGGCGCCAGTGGTGTagacaagaagaaaaagaaggccAAAAAGAGTGTTGAAACCTACAAGATCTACATCTTTAAGGTGCTCAAGCAAGTTCATCCAGATATCGGGATCTCAAGCAAGGCTATGGGAATTATATTATGATTTATCAACGATATTTTTGAGAAATTGGCTCAAGAATCTTCTAGACTTGCTAGGTATAATAAGAAGCCGACTATTACTTCCAGGGAAATTCAGACCGCTGTCAGATTGGTGCTGCCCGGTGAATTGGCTAAGCATGCTGTTTCTGAAGGAACCAAGGCTGTGACTAAGTTTACCAGTTCTTAA
- the LOC107819597 gene encoding uncharacterized protein LOC107819597 isoform X3 has protein sequence MKPSLRRSRPFSGHIFRRTISTSPNNQENEQNFISTLNEIVRSKRSWKIALNSNISTKLKPHHVEQILLFTLDDSRLMMENSLVPEVRTLSTVLNGLIRIRWFDLVLHLFDKAVTLGVELDEYVYTAVLKSLCELKDFEKAKEMMNWVESNGSKLSIILYNVLIHGLSKGGRVWEAVEIKNSLGCKGLNADVVTYCSLILGLCKVSEFQHGRSLVDEMLGLGLVPREAVVSSVVDGLRRGGDCVAAYRLVDMVEKVGVMPNLFVYNALLNSLCKDGKLDEAESLFGRMEDKGLCPNSITYSIMIDSFCKRGKLDPALLLYNRMIDNEVELTVYPYNSLINGHCKAGKCSAAEFILNEMIDKGLIPTVVTYTSLIDGYCKEREVLKAFRLYHEMTGKGISPNTFTFTALISGFCRASMMAEASKLFDEMVKMNVTPNEVTYNVLIEGHCKYGNTARAFELLDEMVEKGLVPDTYTYRSLITGLCAKGRVSEAKEFVDDLQKQSHYLNEMCFSALLHGYCKEGRLKDALNTTDEMAEKGINMDLVCYGVLIYGTLKHHDMKYLVKILKEMHDRGLKPDEVMYTSMLDAYGKFRDFKKAFRCWDIMVSEGCIPNIVTYTVMINNLCKAGLVDKAESFYKEMLAQGLIPNQFTYSCFLDYLAGEGYMVEAKQLHDAMLKAYLANTVTYNIIIRGLCRLDQIQEAIDLLLEMKNNGISPDCISYSMIIYEFCRRGDLSGATGLWESMLTNGLKPDTVAYNLLIYGCCITGEMSKAFELRDEMIRSGLKVSHATYASLVPGT, from the exons ATGAAGCCTTCCCTTCGCCGGAGCCGGCCATTCTCCGGTCACATTTTCCGTCGAACTATATCCACATCACCTAACAACCAAGAAAACGAACAAAACTTCATTTCAACTCTAAACGAAATCGTTCGGAGCAAACGGAGCTGGAAAATAGCATTAAACAGCAACATTTCCACAAAACTAAAACCCCATCACGTTGAGCAAATTCTCCTTTTTACCCTTGATGATTCAAG GCTTATGATGGAGAATTCATTAGTACCGGAAGTAAGAACTTTAAGCACTGTGTTAAATGGGTTGATTAGAATTAGATGGTTCGATTTGGTTTTGCATTTGTTTGATAAAGCAGTGACTTTAGGTGTTGAGCTTGATGAGTATGTTTATACAGCTGTGCTTAAGAGTTTGTGTGAGTTGAAAGATTTTGAAAAGGCTAAGGAAATGATGAATTGGGTTGAGAGTAATGGGAGTAAATTAAGTATCATTTTGTACAATGTATTGATTCATGGGCTTTCTAAGGGTGGAAGAGTTTGGGAGGCTGTTGAAATTAAGAATTCATTGGGCTGCAAAGGGTTGAATGCTGATGTCGTCACGTATTGTTCTTTGATTTTGGGACTGTGTAAAGTGAGCGAATTTCAGCATGGTCGAAGCTTAGTGGATGAGATGTTGGGGCTGGGATTGGTTCCACGTGAGGCTGTAGTGTCGAGTGTTGTTGACGGATTGAGGAGAGGGGGTGATTGTGTAGCTGCATATAGATTGGTTGATATGGTAGAAAAAGTTGGAGTTATGCCGAATTTATTTGTTTATAATGCATTGCTTAATTCATTGTGTAAAGATGGGAAGTTGGATGAAGCAGAGTCGCTTTTTGGTAGAATGGAGGATAAAGGCCTGTGCCCGAATAGTATAACTTATTCCATCATGATTGACTCTTTCTGCAAACGAGGGAAATTGGATCCTGCACTTCTTCTCTATAATAGGATGATTGATAATGAGGTTGAACTAACTGTATACCCTTACAATTCTCTCATCAATGGCCATTGCAAGGCTGGAAAGTGTAGTGCTGCAGAATTTATCttaaatgagatgattgataaaGGATTGATCCCAACTGTTGTGACCTATACGTCATTGATAGATGGATACTGCAAGGAAAGAGAAGTGCTCAAGGCCTTTAGGCTTTACCACGAGATGACAGGTAAAGGTATCTCACCTAATACTTTCACTTTCACTGCTCTTATCTCTGGTTTTTGTCGTGCAAGCATGATGGCAGAAGCAAGTAAGTTATTTGATGAGATGGTGAAAATGAATGTAACTCCTAATGAGGTCACTTATAATGTGCTGATTGAAGGGCATTGTAAATATGGGAACACCGCAAGGGCTTTTGAATTGCTTGATGAAATGGTGGAGAAGGGTCTTGTTCCTGACACATACACATACAGATCTCTGATAACTGGACTTTGTGCAAAAGGTCGAGTATCTGAAGCAAAAGAGTTTGTTGATGACCTTCAAAAACAAAGTCATTATCTGAATGAGATGTGTTTCTCTGCTCTTTTGCATGGTTATTGCAAGGAAGGAAGACTAAAGGATGCATTAAACACTACAGATGAGATGGCGGAAAAGGGAATTAACATGGACCTCGTGTGCTATGGTGTACTTATTTATGGAACTCTAAAGCATCATGATATGAAATATTTAGTAAAGATTTTGAAGGAGATGCATGACCGAGGACTGAAGCCAGACGAAGTAATGTACACTAGCATGCTCGATGCGTATGGCAAATTTAGAGATTTTAAAAAGGCTTTTAGATGTTGGGATATAATGGTCAGTGAAGGTTGCATCCCAAATATCGTGACGTACACTGTGATGATAAATAACTTGTGCAAGGCTGGATTAGTTGATAAAGCAGAGAGTTTCTACAAAGAAATGTTAGCTCAGGGATTGATACCTAACCAATTCACATATAGTTGTTTCCTCGATTATCTCGCAGGTGAAGGGTACATGGTAGAAGCTAAACAGCTTCATGATGCAATGCTTAAAGCGTATCTTGCAAACACTGTGACATACAACATTATTATACGGGGTTTATGCAGATTGGACCAAATTCAAGAAGCAATCGATCTTTTGCTTGAAATGAAAAATAATGGTATTTCCCCAGATTGCATAAGTTACTCAATGATCATTTATGAATTTTGTAGGAGGGGTGATCTGTCAGGAGCAACAGGCCTATGGGAATCTATGTTGACTAATGGTCTGAAGCCTGATACGGTGGCTTATAACCTTTTGATTTATGGTTGCTGCATCACTGGAGAAATGTCAAAAGCTTTTGAATTGCGTGATGAAATGATAAGAAGTGGTCTGAAGGTGTCTCATGCCACATATGCTTCTTTAGTCCCCGGAACCTGA
- the LOC107819599 gene encoding actin-depolymerizing factor 2, with the protein MANAASGMAVHDDCKLKFLELKAKRTYRFIVFKIEEKQKQVIVEKLGEPAESYEDFAASLPADECRYTVFDFDFVTEEGCQKSKIFFIAWSPDTAKVRSKMIYASSKDRFKRELDGIQVELQATDPTEMGLDVFKSRTT; encoded by the exons ATG GCTAATGCGGCATCAGGCATGGCTGTGCATGACGATTGCAAGCTGAAGTTTCTGGAATTGAAAGCTAAGAGGACTTATCGTTTCATAGTATTCAAAATTGAGGAGAAGCAAAAGCAGGTCATCGtggaaaagcttggtgaacctgctGAGAGTTATGAGGACTTTGCTGCTAGTCTACCTGCAGATGAGTGTCGATATACAGTGTTTGATTTTGACTTTGTGACAGAGGAGGGTTGCCAGAAGAGCAAGATTTTCTTTATTGCGTG GTCCCCTGATACTGCAAAGGTTAGAAGCAAAATGATCTATGCTAGTTCCAAAGATAGGTTTAAGAGGGAACTGGATGGGATTCAGGTTGAGCTGCAGGCAACTGATCCAACTGAGATGGGGCTGGATGTTTTCAAAAGCCGCACCACTTAA
- the LOC107819597 gene encoding uncharacterized protein LOC107819597 isoform X2 — protein MKPSLRRSRPFSGHIFRRTISTSPNNQENEQNFISTLNEIVRSKRSWKIALNSNISTKLKPHHVEQILLFTLDDSRLALRFFNFLGLHKNFHHSNASFCILIHSLVQSNLYWPATSLLQTLLQRKQNPSFVFDNLLDTYKRFNFYHSLGFDLLTQCYVQDKRVTDSVLIVRLMMENSLVPEVRTLSTVLNGLIRIRWFDLVLHLFDKAVTLGVELDEYVYTAVLKSLCELKDFEKAKEMMNWVESNGSKLSIILYNVLIHGLSKGGRVWEAVEIKNSLGCKGLNADVVTYCSLILGLCKVSEFQHGRSLVDEMLGLGLVPREAVVSSVVDGLRRGGDCVAAYRLVDMVEKVGVMPNLFVYNALLNSLCKDGKLDEAESLFGRMEDKGLCPNSITYSIMIDSFCKRGKLDPALLLYNRMIDNEVELTVYPYNSLINGHCKAGKCSAAEFILNEMIDKGLIPTVVTYTSLIDGYCKEREVLKAFRLYHEMTGHCKYGNTARAFELLDEMVEKGLVPDTYTYRSLITGLCAKGRVSEAKEFVDDLQKQSHYLNEMCFSALLHGYCKEGRLKDALNTTDEMAEKGINMDLVCYGVLIYGTLKHHDMKYLVKILKEMHDRGLKPDEVMYTSMLDAYGKFRDFKKAFRCWDIMVSEGCIPNIVTYTVMINNLCKAGLVDKAESFYKEMLAQGLIPNQFTYSCFLDYLAGEGYMVEAKQLHDAMLKAYLANTVTYNIIIRGLCRLDQIQEAIDLLLEMKNNGISPDCISYSMIIYEFCRRGDLSGATGLWESMLTNGLKPDTVAYNLLIYGCCITGEMSKAFELRDEMIRSGLKVSHATYASLVPGT, from the exons ATGAAGCCTTCCCTTCGCCGGAGCCGGCCATTCTCCGGTCACATTTTCCGTCGAACTATATCCACATCACCTAACAACCAAGAAAACGAACAAAACTTCATTTCAACTCTAAACGAAATCGTTCGGAGCAAACGGAGCTGGAAAATAGCATTAAACAGCAACATTTCCACAAAACTAAAACCCCATCACGTTGAGCAAATTCTCCTTTTTACCCTTGATGATTCAAGGTTGGCTTTACGCTTCTTCAATTTTCTTGGCCTACACAAAAACTTTCACCATTCAAATGCATCTTTTTGTATATTAATACATTCCTTAGTTCAGTCCAATCTTTATTGGCCTGCCACTTCACTTTTACAGACCCTTTTGCAAAGAAAACAAAACCCAAGTTTTGTTTTTGATAATTTATTAGATACTTATAAAAGATTCAATTTTTATCACTCTTTGGGGTTTGATTTGTTGACCCAATGTTATGTTCAGGATAAGAGAGTAACTGATTCTGTTTTAATTGTTAGGCTTATGATGGAGAATTCATTAGTACCGGAAGTAAGAACTTTAAGCACTGTGTTAAATGGGTTGATTAGAATTAGATGGTTCGATTTGGTTTTGCATTTGTTTGATAAAGCAGTGACTTTAGGTGTTGAGCTTGATGAGTATGTTTATACAGCTGTGCTTAAGAGTTTGTGTGAGTTGAAAGATTTTGAAAAGGCTAAGGAAATGATGAATTGGGTTGAGAGTAATGGGAGTAAATTAAGTATCATTTTGTACAATGTATTGATTCATGGGCTTTCTAAGGGTGGAAGAGTTTGGGAGGCTGTTGAAATTAAGAATTCATTGGGCTGCAAAGGGTTGAATGCTGATGTCGTCACGTATTGTTCTTTGATTTTGGGACTGTGTAAAGTGAGCGAATTTCAGCATGGTCGAAGCTTAGTGGATGAGATGTTGGGGCTGGGATTGGTTCCACGTGAGGCTGTAGTGTCGAGTGTTGTTGACGGATTGAGGAGAGGGGGTGATTGTGTAGCTGCATATAGATTGGTTGATATGGTAGAAAAAGTTGGAGTTATGCCGAATTTATTTGTTTATAATGCATTGCTTAATTCATTGTGTAAAGATGGGAAGTTGGATGAAGCAGAGTCGCTTTTTGGTAGAATGGAGGATAAAGGCCTGTGCCCGAATAGTATAACTTATTCCATCATGATTGACTCTTTCTGCAAACGAGGGAAATTGGATCCTGCACTTCTTCTCTATAATAGGATGATTGATAATGAGGTTGAACTAACTGTATACCCTTACAATTCTCTCATCAATGGCCATTGCAAGGCTGGAAAGTGTAGTGCTGCAGAATTTATCttaaatgagatgattgataaaGGATTGATCCCAACTGTTGTGACCTATACGTCATTGATAGATGGATACTGCAAGGAAAGAGAAGTGCTCAAGGCCTTTAGGCTTTACCACGAGATGACAG GGCATTGTAAATATGGGAACACCGCAAGGGCTTTTGAATTGCTTGATGAAATGGTGGAGAAGGGTCTTGTTCCTGACACATACACATACAGATCTCTGATAACTGGACTTTGTGCAAAAGGTCGAGTATCTGAAGCAAAAGAGTTTGTTGATGACCTTCAAAAACAAAGTCATTATCTGAATGAGATGTGTTTCTCTGCTCTTTTGCATGGTTATTGCAAGGAAGGAAGACTAAAGGATGCATTAAACACTACAGATGAGATGGCGGAAAAGGGAATTAACATGGACCTCGTGTGCTATGGTGTACTTATTTATGGAACTCTAAAGCATCATGATATGAAATATTTAGTAAAGATTTTGAAGGAGATGCATGACCGAGGACTGAAGCCAGACGAAGTAATGTACACTAGCATGCTCGATGCGTATGGCAAATTTAGAGATTTTAAAAAGGCTTTTAGATGTTGGGATATAATGGTCAGTGAAGGTTGCATCCCAAATATCGTGACGTACACTGTGATGATAAATAACTTGTGCAAGGCTGGATTAGTTGATAAAGCAGAGAGTTTCTACAAAGAAATGTTAGCTCAGGGATTGATACCTAACCAATTCACATATAGTTGTTTCCTCGATTATCTCGCAGGTGAAGGGTACATGGTAGAAGCTAAACAGCTTCATGATGCAATGCTTAAAGCGTATCTTGCAAACACTGTGACATACAACATTATTATACGGGGTTTATGCAGATTGGACCAAATTCAAGAAGCAATCGATCTTTTGCTTGAAATGAAAAATAATGGTATTTCCCCAGATTGCATAAGTTACTCAATGATCATTTATGAATTTTGTAGGAGGGGTGATCTGTCAGGAGCAACAGGCCTATGGGAATCTATGTTGACTAATGGTCTGAAGCCTGATACGGTGGCTTATAACCTTTTGATTTATGGTTGCTGCATCACTGGAGAAATGTCAAAAGCTTTTGAATTGCGTGATGAAATGATAAGAAGTGGTCTGAAGGTGTCTCATGCCACATATGCTTCTTTAGTCCCCGGAACCTGA
- the LOC107819597 gene encoding uncharacterized protein LOC107819597 isoform X1 — MKPSLRRSRPFSGHIFRRTISTSPNNQENEQNFISTLNEIVRSKRSWKIALNSNISTKLKPHHVEQILLFTLDDSRLALRFFNFLGLHKNFHHSNASFCILIHSLVQSNLYWPATSLLQTLLQRKQNPSFVFDNLLDTYKRFNFYHSLGFDLLTQCYVQDKRVTDSVLIVRLMMENSLVPEVRTLSTVLNGLIRIRWFDLVLHLFDKAVTLGVELDEYVYTAVLKSLCELKDFEKAKEMMNWVESNGSKLSIILYNVLIHGLSKGGRVWEAVEIKNSLGCKGLNADVVTYCSLILGLCKVSEFQHGRSLVDEMLGLGLVPREAVVSSVVDGLRRGGDCVAAYRLVDMVEKVGVMPNLFVYNALLNSLCKDGKLDEAESLFGRMEDKGLCPNSITYSIMIDSFCKRGKLDPALLLYNRMIDNEVELTVYPYNSLINGHCKAGKCSAAEFILNEMIDKGLIPTVVTYTSLIDGYCKEREVLKAFRLYHEMTGKGISPNTFTFTALISGFCRASMMAEASKLFDEMVKMNVTPNEVTYNVLIEGHCKYGNTARAFELLDEMVEKGLVPDTYTYRSLITGLCAKGRVSEAKEFVDDLQKQSHYLNEMCFSALLHGYCKEGRLKDALNTTDEMAEKGINMDLVCYGVLIYGTLKHHDMKYLVKILKEMHDRGLKPDEVMYTSMLDAYGKFRDFKKAFRCWDIMVSEGCIPNIVTYTVMINNLCKAGLVDKAESFYKEMLAQGLIPNQFTYSCFLDYLAGEGYMVEAKQLHDAMLKAYLANTVTYNIIIRGLCRLDQIQEAIDLLLEMKNNGISPDCISYSMIIYEFCRRGDLSGATGLWESMLTNGLKPDTVAYNLLIYGCCITGEMSKAFELRDEMIRSGLKVSHATYASLVPGT; from the coding sequence ATGAAGCCTTCCCTTCGCCGGAGCCGGCCATTCTCCGGTCACATTTTCCGTCGAACTATATCCACATCACCTAACAACCAAGAAAACGAACAAAACTTCATTTCAACTCTAAACGAAATCGTTCGGAGCAAACGGAGCTGGAAAATAGCATTAAACAGCAACATTTCCACAAAACTAAAACCCCATCACGTTGAGCAAATTCTCCTTTTTACCCTTGATGATTCAAGGTTGGCTTTACGCTTCTTCAATTTTCTTGGCCTACACAAAAACTTTCACCATTCAAATGCATCTTTTTGTATATTAATACATTCCTTAGTTCAGTCCAATCTTTATTGGCCTGCCACTTCACTTTTACAGACCCTTTTGCAAAGAAAACAAAACCCAAGTTTTGTTTTTGATAATTTATTAGATACTTATAAAAGATTCAATTTTTATCACTCTTTGGGGTTTGATTTGTTGACCCAATGTTATGTTCAGGATAAGAGAGTAACTGATTCTGTTTTAATTGTTAGGCTTATGATGGAGAATTCATTAGTACCGGAAGTAAGAACTTTAAGCACTGTGTTAAATGGGTTGATTAGAATTAGATGGTTCGATTTGGTTTTGCATTTGTTTGATAAAGCAGTGACTTTAGGTGTTGAGCTTGATGAGTATGTTTATACAGCTGTGCTTAAGAGTTTGTGTGAGTTGAAAGATTTTGAAAAGGCTAAGGAAATGATGAATTGGGTTGAGAGTAATGGGAGTAAATTAAGTATCATTTTGTACAATGTATTGATTCATGGGCTTTCTAAGGGTGGAAGAGTTTGGGAGGCTGTTGAAATTAAGAATTCATTGGGCTGCAAAGGGTTGAATGCTGATGTCGTCACGTATTGTTCTTTGATTTTGGGACTGTGTAAAGTGAGCGAATTTCAGCATGGTCGAAGCTTAGTGGATGAGATGTTGGGGCTGGGATTGGTTCCACGTGAGGCTGTAGTGTCGAGTGTTGTTGACGGATTGAGGAGAGGGGGTGATTGTGTAGCTGCATATAGATTGGTTGATATGGTAGAAAAAGTTGGAGTTATGCCGAATTTATTTGTTTATAATGCATTGCTTAATTCATTGTGTAAAGATGGGAAGTTGGATGAAGCAGAGTCGCTTTTTGGTAGAATGGAGGATAAAGGCCTGTGCCCGAATAGTATAACTTATTCCATCATGATTGACTCTTTCTGCAAACGAGGGAAATTGGATCCTGCACTTCTTCTCTATAATAGGATGATTGATAATGAGGTTGAACTAACTGTATACCCTTACAATTCTCTCATCAATGGCCATTGCAAGGCTGGAAAGTGTAGTGCTGCAGAATTTATCttaaatgagatgattgataaaGGATTGATCCCAACTGTTGTGACCTATACGTCATTGATAGATGGATACTGCAAGGAAAGAGAAGTGCTCAAGGCCTTTAGGCTTTACCACGAGATGACAGGTAAAGGTATCTCACCTAATACTTTCACTTTCACTGCTCTTATCTCTGGTTTTTGTCGTGCAAGCATGATGGCAGAAGCAAGTAAGTTATTTGATGAGATGGTGAAAATGAATGTAACTCCTAATGAGGTCACTTATAATGTGCTGATTGAAGGGCATTGTAAATATGGGAACACCGCAAGGGCTTTTGAATTGCTTGATGAAATGGTGGAGAAGGGTCTTGTTCCTGACACATACACATACAGATCTCTGATAACTGGACTTTGTGCAAAAGGTCGAGTATCTGAAGCAAAAGAGTTTGTTGATGACCTTCAAAAACAAAGTCATTATCTGAATGAGATGTGTTTCTCTGCTCTTTTGCATGGTTATTGCAAGGAAGGAAGACTAAAGGATGCATTAAACACTACAGATGAGATGGCGGAAAAGGGAATTAACATGGACCTCGTGTGCTATGGTGTACTTATTTATGGAACTCTAAAGCATCATGATATGAAATATTTAGTAAAGATTTTGAAGGAGATGCATGACCGAGGACTGAAGCCAGACGAAGTAATGTACACTAGCATGCTCGATGCGTATGGCAAATTTAGAGATTTTAAAAAGGCTTTTAGATGTTGGGATATAATGGTCAGTGAAGGTTGCATCCCAAATATCGTGACGTACACTGTGATGATAAATAACTTGTGCAAGGCTGGATTAGTTGATAAAGCAGAGAGTTTCTACAAAGAAATGTTAGCTCAGGGATTGATACCTAACCAATTCACATATAGTTGTTTCCTCGATTATCTCGCAGGTGAAGGGTACATGGTAGAAGCTAAACAGCTTCATGATGCAATGCTTAAAGCGTATCTTGCAAACACTGTGACATACAACATTATTATACGGGGTTTATGCAGATTGGACCAAATTCAAGAAGCAATCGATCTTTTGCTTGAAATGAAAAATAATGGTATTTCCCCAGATTGCATAAGTTACTCAATGATCATTTATGAATTTTGTAGGAGGGGTGATCTGTCAGGAGCAACAGGCCTATGGGAATCTATGTTGACTAATGGTCTGAAGCCTGATACGGTGGCTTATAACCTTTTGATTTATGGTTGCTGCATCACTGGAGAAATGTCAAAAGCTTTTGAATTGCGTGATGAAATGATAAGAAGTGGTCTGAAGGTGTCTCATGCCACATATGCTTCTTTAGTCCCCGGAACCTGA
- the LOC107819593 gene encoding uncharacterized protein LOC107819593: MATVSSARSSAYLTALTQEIEKKLQRALTSPSQRRNLLQELFADIALEVDDRAKEIILSSEDAITAAEERAEGPTCYYYVLADHFVRVPQNGKPILDLIVQLWSQSFASNTFSLLFHKWLFEVQLENSEVLLRYSSALVQGATNVFWIDIQTNTRRFQSLFQYLLEEVALVPGRLKKIPLQAQRDLFLLLSRFIFLYNLADRLESFLRQFPDFPNAFLIGGPADIFVTELADQLQKLKVEPVLLHYLSQLKVLQGLELRMATSTRLKTCLYSFTSPGAPMYPTRAVRHAAWDALDLLYPVGRYPRHIISLFFRLLYPWYWPSSFWNFMKSCILAIFYSLLRLIFSSWDKVRRPKEQ, from the exons ATGGCTACCGTTTCATCAGCTCGAAGCTCCGCTTACCTCACAGCTCTTACCCAAGAGATTGAAAAGAAGCTTCAACGT GCATTGACTTCGCCGTCGCAGAGGCGTAATTTGTTGCAAGAGCTGTTCGCTGATATAGCTTTGGAAGTTGATGATCGAGCTAAAG AGATAATACTCAGCAGCGAGGATGCTATTACGGCTGCAGAGGAACGGGCTGAAGGACCGACATGCTACTACTATGTGCTTGCTGATCATTTTGTCCGTGTACCTCAGAACGGAAAACCGATCCTTGATCTGATTGTCCAACTGTGGAGTCAATCCTTCGCTTCAAATACTTTTTCACTCCTTTTCCATAAATGG TTGTTTGAGGTTCAACTTGAAAATTCTGAAGTCCTCCTTCGCTACTCATCAGCTCTTGTTCAAGGAGCTACAAATGTATTCTG GATCGACATCCAAACAAACACAAGGCGTTTCCAGAGTCTTTTTCAG TATCTGCTTGAGGAAGTTGCCCTTGTTCCGGGTCGATTAAAGAAGATCCCTTTGCAG GCCCAAAGAGATTTATTTCTCCTCCTTTCAAGGTTCATATTCTTGTATAACCTAG CTGACAGGCTAGAAAGTTTTTTAAGGCAATTTCCTGATTTTCCAAATGCTTTCTTGATTGGTGGTCCAGCAGATATATTTGTAACTGAACTAGCTGATCAG CTTCAAAAACTAAAAGTGGAGCCAGTATTGTTGCATTACCTCTCCCAATTGAAAGTCCTTCAAG GATTAGAGTTGAGAATGGCTACCAGTACAAGATTGAAAACTTGCTTGTATAGCTTCACGTCACCAGGTGCTCCCATGTACCCAACAAGAGCTGTTCGCCATGCAGCATGGGATGCATTAGATTTGCTATATCCT GTTGGACGATACCCTCGACATATCATAAGTCTCTTTTTCCGCTTGCTGTATCCTTGGTATTGGCCTTCTTCATTTTGGAATTTTATGAAGTCGTGCATACTGGCTATATTTTATTCACTTTTGAGGTTAATATTTTCAAGTTGGGATAAAGTGAGGAGGCCAAAGGAGCAATGA
- the LOC107819595 gene encoding THO complex subunit 4A: protein MAEAALNMSLDDLIKKNKTGTGGKPRGRGRGGASGPGPGPARRFPNRSANRAAPYSTAKAPEAAWNHDMFAAADQAFPFGQAGGGQAASSISTGTKLYISNLDYGVSNEDIKELFSEAGDLKRYAIHYDRSGRSKGTAEVVFSRRQDALAAVKRYNNVQLDGKPMKIEIVGTNIATPAPPVFNGTFGFGDANGGPRSFQARGGGFGRSRGGRGRSRGFRGGSRGRGRGDRGEKVSAEDLDADLMKYHSEAMQTN, encoded by the exons ATGGCAGAGGCAGCTTTGAACATGAGTTTAGACGATCTCATCAAGAAGAATAAAACCGGTACCGGAGGTAAACCTCGCGGCAGAGGTCGCGGCGGCGCCTCCGGTCCTGGTCCTGGTCCTGCTCGCCGATTCCCCAATCGTTCTGCTAACCGAGCTGCACCTTATTCCACCGCCAAG GCTCCTGAGGCGGCGTGGAATCATGATATGTTCGCGGCGGCAGATCAAGCTTTCCCCTTTGGACAAGCCGGTGGCGGTCAGGCGGCATCTTCCATATCGACTGGGACAAAGCTCTATATCTCCAATCTCGATTACGGCGTCTCAAATGAGGATATCAAG GAGCTCTTCTCAGAAGCTGGTGACCTGAAACGCTATGCTATACATTATGATAGGAGCGGGAGATCAAAG GGAACGGCAGAGGTGGTCTTCTCACGTAGACAAGATGCACTAGCTGCCGTTAAAAGGTACAACAACGTTCAGCTTGATGGGAAGCCAATGAAGATTGAAATTGTTGGGACCAACATTGCCACTCCCGCTCCCCCTGTTTTCAATGGTACTTTTGGTTTTGGAGATGCTAATGGAGGTCCCAGAAG TTTTCAAGCAAGAGGTGGAGGCTTCGGGAGGTCACGTGGTGGTAGAGGACGCAGTCGCGGATTTCGAGGAGGCAGCAGAGGACGGGGAAGAGGAGATCGTGGAGAAAAGGTATCTGCAGAAGATCTAGATGCTGATCTGATGAAGTATCATTCAGAAGCAATGCAGACAAACTGA